The DNA sequence GAACACTTGTTATCTTTGTGCTGTAGTAAGTAGAGCATGAGTTATGTTCGTGTTCATCTTTTGTATTACGTTCCCAAAATGGCCTAACACATTACAGCAGAAACGTTCAATTTCTACTTCTCAATAATAAGTAGTCGAAAAGCGTTAGAATAGCTTATACATGACATGATACAAAGTACTTCATTGAAATAGAAAAATGTACACGATAATTGGGCATACCCAACAAATCTTAGCTACAAAGAGAGATTACCAAATCTTAGTCCAAGACCCCAAGCAAGCAAGCTCTTCGTGGGACAAGTGCTATTTGCATGGATGACTTTGAGGCTGGATGTAGCGCTAGTCGACTGCCTCGTTTGCACATTTTTTTTCATGAAAATGCGTTGTTAATTAGCAGACAAATCATATTTGTCCCCCATTTGCCGGAATCCAGTACAATGTATTATGTGATTTTAATATATGTGATTTTAATATATAAGGACCGTGACCATTAATCCAATTTAAATCTAAAAATTGTCTACTTACTCTACTAaaatttttttaatctcattcactCAATTTAAACACcaatgacagttttgccctcattttaattaacaaactacTCCCCTCAGActttccctccctccctccctccctctctcccctCCAACACCAACTTCCTGCCATCACCGCGCCTCACCTCCACCACAACGGCGTCCACCAATCTGCGGCTTTCTTTGTACATGGgcaaaattcttctttttattgAATCGAAATAGATACAGATTAATCTTTCATGCAGTCGTTCTAAAATTATTATAACATTGATCAAAGAATTGAATGGTACTATCGAACAGTGCGACAAAAATACCTAGAtccacacacatatatgaaagAGTGTGTATTGAACAAGTTATATATGCAACATTAACGATTGCAAAGCTTTAATACTAGCTCATCATAAGTTGAATCTGAGACAATTTTACGGTCATTGTGCTTATATCGGACTAAAGAACAGAAAACTTGTGGAGGCTGCAGACGCTGTCCAGATATACCAAGTAAATACACAAAAATTTGCAGCTATTATCCTTCATCTCTTCTGCTTCTGCATTAGGCAACAAGAATAGACAGAACGACTGGCACCCAATGAGCAATCTGCAAGAGAGAGACATCCAAATTCAAATGACAAAAAAATCCGACATATTCAGACTCACAACTATTATACTTCAAAGAAAATACTAGAGTTTGATAACTCTGGACTGATTTGATGAAACATTATGCTCACATTAAGGTTAATATGTGGACACCACTTCGTACATTTTAGATTAGCTCTACTCTATTAGTGAGAATATGTATTTATGAGTCTATCTATTCTCTTTGCTGACCAATTTATCTCTTAGAATTGGAATGGACTATTCCTGACTCACTTCCGATCAGCAAAAGCAAATCTCTATCTCATACTAAATATTCACACAGGTCACACTGAAAACAAATAGTTTTGTTGTTACCAAGTTCTTTAGTAAACCAATAGTGCCATCAAAGTAGCAAACAGAAAGTTGTCAAGTGCAGAAGTACTTTgtctaaaaacaaaaatgaaatggGTCAAAATACTAGAATTCACCAGAACTCCACCAAAGAATGGAAAATCAGCTGCTTCCCTTCAAAGTAATACCAAATCTCAATTGTAGAGAGGCTTGAAATTTTCATACAACTAAACCTCTGTCAAGTTATATGCTTATTTACCAAACGGAAAATTTATATGAAATCCAGTAAGAGCCATTTTATCAACATGTATAAATTGATAGTTGTTCACATATAGAACACCAGCTTTTGCTTAATTACCATCAATAGTAGCATGTGTAATAGATAGAACACAAAGAACACAGGGTGTTCTTAAGAGTCACTTATTGAACATTTCATCTAGAATACATAGAATTCTCTATCATCTAAAGCAAAAGATAGCAGGAGAAATTGGACCTTCAGTTCAAGACATCAAGTCGCCGCCTCAAACTGCTTCAACATGTCACAATGTGGTGTTTCGCGTACAAATCCCCACTGGCGACGCTGCAATTCTAGCCGGCAATTCTGTGATAGAACACTGAAATAATCTCTCTCAACCTGCTGATCAAGTCTGGCACGGTCCAAGCTACCTGACGGGTAATCTTGCTCAAACTTGGTTGACTTGACATAAAAATTCACACCCTTTTCCGTGGCAAACCGGTACTCATAAGGATAAGACCTCGAAAGTGAGTAAACAGGCTCCGAAGACGGCATGAAGTTGAGAAGCAAAATAAGCAGCACAGGCAGCAACTGAATTAGAGTCCGAGCATTGAACCCACCCGAACCATACTCAGCAGGCCTCGGTCCCATCCCTTGCCCGAAACTGAACCCCCGGAACTGTGTAGTTGCCGGAGCCATTCCTCCGAAAAAGTTCCTAAATATCTCATCCGCATCAACATCACCACCATCATAGAAGAACCCATTCCCGGCATGCCTAGGAGCACGCCTCCTCTCGTAAACCGGCTCATCCGAGCCCGAAACATCATACTTCGTCCTACTCTCTTGATTACTCAGACACTGAAACGCCTTCGAAACCAACTTGAAGGCTTCCTCAGCTCCGGGGGCCTTGTTCTTATCGGGATGAACCTTCAAAGAGAGCTTCCTATAAGCTTTTCGAACGTCTTCAACACTACAACTCCTCTCCACCCCCAATATCTCATAataatccttcttcttcttcaattgcctCACAATCGTAACCTGCTCCTCCGTGTACCCAGACGACCCGGTCCCGGACCCGGAACCCGACCCGGTAGCTCTAGTCCTTTGACGGAGCGGAGGCATACCCAAACCCGCCCCGGAAGGCCCGTCGGCGGTTTTGGCGCCATCTGAAGGCGGCGGAGGGTCGGAGTCTGTCTCAACCGATGATAACAGATCGTCGATCGGTAACGACGGATCGAGCCGGCGAGCTTTGGCCAAGAATTTTATGGCGCGGGGCCGATCTCCACCGTCCAAAGCTTCTTTCCCAATTCTAAAACATTTCAAGGCGTCGTCTTTGTTTCCGTCCATCTCAAATTTCTGAGAAACACGAAACCCCAATCAATCCCAAAGTAGACAAAAACTAGGGCAACGAAGAATAAAAATCGAAACTTGATTGGAGTAAAGAAACGAAATTTGACCCGAAATTGGGGAAATTGAACTTACTGATGAGATGGATCTGAAGGAGGGCTCTTCTGGGTAGTGATCTTTTTTCTGGAGATTCTGAGCGAATCACTGTGATTTCATGGAGTCCAGGGATTTTGGCTCTTCCCCAAATTCCCagtttgattttggttgaaATGTAGACGTAGATTGTTAAACCAAGACTTTACGCGTATTGGGCCAACTAAACACAATTGTGAGACCACTGGGCTTTACGCAATTTGAAGCCCAATAAGATATAGGGCACACGGAGAGAAACTAAAACGGCGCCGTTCGGTGGGAGTTACATAAACCCTTGGAAAGCCTcggtttctttctcttttcttctgcaGCTTTCAAGTTCGGAGCTGCTTACACCAAAACAGAGCTCGCAGCGATGGAGACCGATACGACGGCGTTTCAAATCGACCTGGGTAATCTCATGGCTGTGGACCTTCATCATCAATTTCCCTCCAACCCTTCTTCCAGGttcgtttgtttgttttgatttttgtatgGTACTGGGTTTTGTGGGTTTTTGCTTCCCAGAACTTATATAACAATGGTAACTGAACTTAAAGTTCATATCTTTCAAGCTTAATCTACAGCTATGGAActgggtttttcttttttttccctaatttttggtgaagtttggatttTTAATCAATATGAATTGTTTTTGAATAGTAGGGTATTGGTTTTGGGTAGGATTTTGATATTGAAATTGATAATGTGCTCATAGCACGTAGGCTCTGCACTTTGGTTGTTCAATTTTGATGTGGGGTGGTTTTGTTCAGTGAGTAATTTTGGTtgtttttattgaattttaGGGAGGAATTGGTGAAGGAATATATTGCAAGAGGAACTGAGTTAGTTCAAGCTATTGCGAATAATCTTTTTAATTTGCCTTCGACTGAAGACATTGAGGGTACCCTCGTGAAGTTGCCTGCTCCAACAACTAGATTGCCCAGAGAGAAGCATGTAAGTCATTGATCCCTTTTAGTTTGTAATGTTTGAAATCTTGTTTGCCTTCATATTGTATGGATATTTGGACTCTGTAGCTGGTAACCTTTCTGTTATACTTGGCATGAAAAGACCTTGTTTGTTGTTACAAGAGGAGAAATTAATGGCTTTTTCTCTTGAATATTGGGTGTTGCATAATGCCGCATACTCTTTTAACTTGAAAATAAGTGGAATGTTAGTTCATGGTAAGCGATGGATATGTTTTCTGTTTATTAGCTAATAAACTTGGACGGTAAGAAACTCCAATTACTTATTAATGCACCTGATGTGTCCAAAATATGGTACCCTATCGAAAATATGGTTCCCTGTCCAACTTTGTTGAGTAAAATGTTGGCCTGGGGAAAAGGATATTTAGTTAGGACTTAGGAGGTAATAAGCTTGCAGTCCTAAATATGGGAGAACTGCGCCTGGTTGCTTTGAGTGACAACTTATgactttctattttttttattttaacttAAATTAGACTGGTGATCACATGTTCCTTTGTTGTCTACAGATTCCAAAGCCTAAACCTCCTACAAAATGGGAACAGTTTGCCCAGAAGAAAGGTCAGTCATTGCTGAATGCCAGTTTCAACAAAGAAACAGTCTCTCTTTTTTTGGATCCTTTaatttcccccccccccccccaaaaaaaaattgttttgtcTAAGACTTGGTATATGTGCCCTTCTGGGCATTGAGATCGTCAATCTAGTCTAATTATGATTTTGAactggattttgattttgagttttCTTGCAGGTATAAAGAACCGTAAGAAAGACAAGATTGCATATGATGAGTCCAGTGAAACTTGGAAACGTCGCTATGGATATGATCATGCAAATGATGAGGATAATGTGCCTATCATTGAGGCAAAGTTGACTGATGGTAATTAATTCAAATCTTGTTGCTTTAGAATGAGTCATTTCATGCTTATATTTATTATGATAGAAGATAGTACATCTTAAACATTTCTTTGACTGATTTCTTATGGGTCTTGTAAATCTATGTTTTGTCAATATGACCTCAAATTGATCTTCTTTGTCATGGTTGTCACTTTTTTTGCAGTTCCAGGGGAGGATCCCTTTGCTAAAAGACGAGAAGATAAAAAGAAACGTGTTGAGAAGCAAGACAAAAACAGGTTGCAGAACTTGAAGCAAGCTGCTAAAGTTGGTGCTTTGCCAAGGTATTCCCCTTTCACTTCTCTATGGTATTCAAACCATAGATGGTTCATTATTAGTCAACCTAGTAAATTAGTCAGCTATATGGATATCTAGTTTGAGAATCTGTTACCACAACGAAATTTATTATATGAAATCTAGAAACTTAATAAGCTAGCCTTAATACTGGAAGTTCACACATCAGGCAAGTTTCAGTGATCTTAATGTTTTCTCTTGCTTTGCATTATAAGAGCATAATTTAACTCCTTTTGCAGTCATGTTCAACTAGCTGCGACAAGGTTGCCTATAACAGGAACCCAGGCCGCAACCCAAAAGGTTACTAAAGATGAACTTGGTGATGTAGCTGGAATTGCAGCAACTGCAACAGCCAGTGGTGGAAAATTTGACAAGAAGTTACCAGGTGAAAAACCTGGTAAACATAAAGGAAAGTATCGCAAGGTATGCTTTTTGATCTCCTCCTAGCATTTACAACTTATGGGTGCATGTCACGGTAAAATGATCAAGTAttaattcctttttcttttctttttttccgtTTTCACTTTCAGTTTTTACCAGTTATAGGAGGAAAAGGGATACACACGCAAGAGCAGGAGCAAACCGATAAAATTCTGAACAAGCTAATCTCTAAGAACTCCCATGAGATGCTCAATGTTAACAAGGTTTGCTTCTCTTTTGCTGGCATTGGGTTCTTTCCACAGCATTAGTGAATTGAGTTGCATACTTATGAGTGAATTCTGTGTGAAACAGGCTGTTAACATGTATAATGTGAAGAAAGATAAGAAGCGAAACAACAGACCAGATAAGTCTTCAGGAACCCCTGGCCAGTTGAAACCAAGGAAGAACCTTCAGAAGAAGCCATTTAACAAGGGCTCTTCAAAGTCATTTGACAAGGGATCTAAAAAGCCATTTGACAAGGGATCTAAAAGGCCATTTAACAAGGGATCTTCAAACAAAGGCAGAAAATGAAATTCTTAGCCATGACAGTGATAACCTGTGGAAGTTTTGAAGGAGATTCGACTAGTTCAATTACTGTTGTGTATCAAAGATTATTATGTAAGACTTTTGTTTTGCTGGAGAAAGCATTTCTACTCTACTCTTGCTAGCCCTAATCGTCTCATGTAGCCAACTATTCCGACGTCATTGATTTTGACCTGTTGTATAGCTGGTGCTATTTTACCTATGTTTTATGGTTGTGTCCTTGGAGATGCGCAACACATCCACCTGTAGTTTATTCTCCTTGGAGATTTCGAAGCAAAGCGTTTATCCATTCCTACTTAAAGCCGCAAAACAAATCTCAACCACCAAATTCTTGTAAGCCTTAAGTCCTTGACAACCAAATTTGATCTGAACCTCGTGGCTTTCAAAGCGCCAAGAAGCATTACTTCGTCTTGACATTTGAAAATCTTAAAGCATTGTAAACACAATATATAGACCAATCACGTACCACAAAAATTGAAAAGTAAACCCCCATTTGCAATTTATTCCCAATTTTGGAAAGTAGTCAGATTATATTTGTAGTTCACAGAGCTCTTTCTCATAACCACAAACATTAGCTTTCAGAGTTTCAGATACTTTCATCATGTCCATGCAAAAATCCATCTCTATGTATCTCAGATCAGTATAGTAGTTGGATTATGCTCTCTTACTCCAGAAAAGATAAATCCTTTGCCCATTTTTGCATACCCTCTAAGCCAAGCAACTCTGTTTCTCCTTGAAATTTCATATTGAAAGTATCAAATAAACAAAACTGGTTTCTTGATGGGTAGAAGAAGATTGCAAGTGATTGAACATGCGAGTAAAGACTTTGTGTTGTTCTCTTCTGGGATCAAGATTCAATGGAGTTTTCTAGAGAACGCTTCTCGTGGCTTATTTGCAAGTATTGGTCAAGTGGCAATGGGAATGGGATTTGGTATTTCACCAAATCCTCAGAATCTTAGGATGGACAGCACCACAAAGCTTCTGAGTTCCACACACATGAGATATGTGCCTATGCCGATTGTGAGCATTGGTGGAGTTGAAGAGTTGGTGATGGAAGAAGTACtagagattgaagaagaagcagatgTTGTGAACATGAACAAGATGAATAACAGAAGAGATGGTTTTGGAATGAAAATCAAGATCGCTAATTCATCACTAAGAAGGTTGCTGAGTGGAGCAATAGCAGGTGTTGTGTCAAGGACAGCAGTTGCACCATTGGAGACCATAAGGACCAACTTAATGGTGGGGAGCTGTGGCAACTCATCCAGTGCAGTATTTCAATCCATCATGGGAGCTGATGGATGGCAAGGCTTGTATAGGGGCAATTTGGTCAATGTCATTCGTGTTGCCCCAAGCAAGGGTATTGAGGTAGGGTTGGTTAATCTCTTAACCGCTAGAGCTACAAGTCCCGCAATTCTAGTCTTTGatcattgatttcaaaaacTTGAGTGAACATGCTAATTTATGTTTGCTGATGGAAACATACTTTCTGCAGTTATTTGTCTTTGATATGGTGAACAAGCACTTGAGCAGACCTGGGGAAGAGCTGAAAATCCCTATTCCTGCTTCATCAATCGCAGGCGCCCTTGCTGGATTTAGCTCAACCTTGTGTACATACCCTCTCGAGCTGTTAAAAACACGATTAACTGTTCAGGTAAACTCAGTTATACCTTGAAAGGAAGGACTAGTTAAATTCACTGGCTTGTTTCTTAGCCTTAGTATGTTACacattttgtttgatttgattgcAGAGAGGAGTGTACAAGAACTTTTTCGATGCATTTTCCAAAATTGTCAAAGAGGGAGGACCTGCAGAGCTATATAGAGGCCTTACACCAAGCCTAATAGGAGTAATCCCATATGCTGCCACCAACTATTTCGCTTATGATACACTCTCAAAAGCTTACAAGAAGGCTTTTAAAAAGGAGGAAATCGGAAATGTAATGACTCTGTTGATTGGCTCAGCAGCTGCTGCATTTTCAAGCAGCGCAACTTTCCCACTTGAGGTGGCTCGGAAGCAAATGCAGGTCAATGGGAGACAATACAAGCACATATTTCATGCTCTTTGTAGCATTTTTGAAAGTGAAGGAGTCGCTGGTTTATACAGAGGGTTAGGGCCAAGCTACATGAAATTGGTCCCTGCTGCTGGGATATCCTTCATGTGCTACGAAGCATGCAAGAGGATACTCACTGAGAACAAGAAGATACTCACTGAGAACGGGAATCAGGAGGAAATCTAATACAGACTTGTTGAAAGACAAAAGAATTTGCAATTTTGAATGGCTTTTAGTTCATCAAGCAAGGTACATAAAGCTGCAGAGCTCAACATTGGCCCCCAAATGTATAGTATTAGTGTTGGTCAATTCATTTTATTGCATTTTCAACTTATCATCGCAAACATGTAGATTCAAAGTAATAGAAGGGAAACAAAGAGATCATAGAGGATCATAGGAATCCTaagtaaagcaaaaaccccaaTTCAGACAACTTTTCA is a window from the Rosa chinensis cultivar Old Blush chromosome 2, RchiOBHm-V2, whole genome shotgun sequence genome containing:
- the LOC112187747 gene encoding chaperone protein dnaJ 49, producing MDGNKDDALKCFRIGKEALDGGDRPRAIKFLAKARRLDPSLPIDDLLSSVETDSDPPPPSDGAKTADGPSGAGLGMPPLRQRTRATGSGSGSGTGSSGYTEEQVTIVRQLKKKKDYYEILGVERSCSVEDVRKAYRKLSLKVHPDKNKAPGAEEAFKLVSKAFQCLSNQESRTKYDVSGSDEPVYERRRAPRHAGNGFFYDGGDVDADEIFRNFFGGMAPATTQFRGFSFGQGMGPRPAEYGSGGFNARTLIQLLPVLLILLLNFMPSSEPVYSLSRSYPYEYRFATEKGVNFYVKSTKFEQDYPSGSLDRARLDQQVERDYFSVLSQNCRLELQRRQWGFVRETPHCDMLKQFEAAT
- the LOC112186797 gene encoding ribosome biogenesis regulatory protein homolog, encoding METDTTAFQIDLGNLMAVDLHHQFPSNPSSREELVKEYIARGTELVQAIANNLFNLPSTEDIEGTLVKLPAPTTRLPREKHIPKPKPPTKWEQFAQKKGIKNRKKDKIAYDESSETWKRRYGYDHANDEDNVPIIEAKLTDVPGEDPFAKRREDKKKRVEKQDKNRLQNLKQAAKVGALPSHVQLAATRLPITGTQAATQKVTKDELGDVAGIAATATASGGKFDKKLPGEKPGKHKGKYRKFLPVIGGKGIHTQEQEQTDKILNKLISKNSHEMLNVNKAVNMYNVKKDKKRNNRPDKSSGTPGQLKPRKNLQKKPFNKGSSKSFDKGSKKPFDKGSKRPFNKGSSNKGRK
- the LOC112186796 gene encoding adenine nucleotide transporter BT1, chloroplastic/mitochondrial; the encoded protein is MGRRRLQVIEHASKDFVLFSSGIKIQWSFLENASRGLFASIGQVAMGMGFGISPNPQNLRMDSTTKLLSSTHMRYVPMPIVSIGGVEELVMEEVLEIEEEADVVNMNKMNNRRDGFGMKIKIANSSLRRLLSGAIAGVVSRTAVAPLETIRTNLMVGSCGNSSSAVFQSIMGADGWQGLYRGNLVNVIRVAPSKGIELFVFDMVNKHLSRPGEELKIPIPASSIAGALAGFSSTLCTYPLELLKTRLTVQRGVYKNFFDAFSKIVKEGGPAELYRGLTPSLIGVIPYAATNYFAYDTLSKAYKKAFKKEEIGNVMTLLIGSAAAAFSSSATFPLEVARKQMQVNGRQYKHIFHALCSIFESEGVAGLYRGLGPSYMKLVPAAGISFMCYEACKRILTENKKILTENGNQEEI